Genomic window (Festucalex cinctus isolate MCC-2025b chromosome 7, RoL_Fcin_1.0, whole genome shotgun sequence):
accaTTCAAATGTCATAAATTATTTAACTATCATATGGTTGGAAAGGTGTTGACCaaacaaaagtttaaaaaaatatataaagaataCTTACTCATGAAGAAAGAGGAATTATtttaggttttttgtttgtttagaattgatttcaaattttgttctattttttttctgtatttctagttttcatttttatttatctttaattATATTTCATGTGTCTTTGCAAGTGAGAAAggggttttcaaaataattttatttcttatattctaaataagtcaaatattatgaaatacaGTACATGACGAATACAACCACAatagttaaaaaagaacaaattgcCAGAGTATGAGGAGAAATTGCATATAACCAAAATAAGGTAAAACTACTCACCCACCCAAGGACACCATAGGGCCAACTAGAGGCATTTTATAGGTATTGCTTAATTAATAGTGGTAATAAATCAGCCAAGTTCCATTTAGTGATCTAAGGTTACCATCACACAtgatacaaaaaagaaaatatgactTTTGCCATGTTTGaggcaggtgtgtgtgtgttttccagATGTGATGTGAGTCACCACCACAGAGACGCCTACCACGGTCATACCTGAACGCCACCAGACATATACGAGGGTTTTTTGCACGCGTGTGCATCTCCCCTCCCCGCTTCTCTCATAATCTGGCATTTATTCAGACAAAACAAGACATGAGGAGGACAAGAAAACAGCCATCAGCTCATTTTTTCACACCTTTCCGCCCCCTGTGACTCATTTAACAAGCGCATGGTGATGACGTCACGCAGAAGTTAGCGGAAAGGTTTGCAGAGTGAGTCTGCGCACCGAAACAAACACCTTTTGGATGTGACATGGGACCAAACCTATAATCATAATCGTTGTCAGGGACTTTACTAGaattatttttgctgtatttttccTCAGTGGATACATGTGGTCATACTGTATTTGTTGTCTTTCCCATGTCAAATTTGAAAGGATGTGAGGCCGCAAAGGAAGCACAGATTTGGGATGACTGTACAGGAAGCGAAAAGAGGATGTGGGTGCAGCAGATCCGCTCCAAACGATTCAATCAATGAGGACAAACTGGCTCCAGATCAGTCACAGTCACGATACAGGAAGAAATAAAGCACAATGGCTGGCTGTGCTGCGTGACATGTTGACATGATGACTATAGCGCTAGTGTACACTGTGTAAAGGTAAATcgcgccccctggtggccaaagtCACCATAGCCTTACCATAGTCGTCATTGTCAACAAGGATTTACATATTACGGaacaacaaacatttgaaaacctGACAATAAAACAGAGCCAAATAacacaatatataaatattgaaAATTACATAACATTGTTTTGAATCAACTACTGAATATCTGATACATCTCGAGGAATAAGATTGTCAaggacttaaaaaaacaaaacaaaaaaactttacaatACAGACCATAGCcaaatgaaatataaaataatgaaaagaaaacgtgGAGAATTTTGTACTTGGTGTATCATCATTTAATCATTCCTAAAAGttgtaaacactttttttttattgcggcattcaaagaaaaacaaaacaacacaattcatcatacacaacacaatcaaagaaaaaacacaaaaatctaaaacagttttgaacatgttcaaatttactgcaactttttgcaaccttgaACGGTCCCTGACGGGGAAAAACAGCATTCGCGCACACGCTCTTGAGCCATCGGCGCCCAGTGAGATACGAGCTTAACAAcatgagagacaaaaaaaataaaataaataccaacagagggagacagaacatAGAAGCCTGACAGGTCACCAAAATGGCACCCCGATTTTCTGAGACAAAAAGGAAAACTTAAAGGAAAGGGGAGGGCAAAAAACAATTCCCAAACTTTCATCTCATACAGGAGGGGAGCACAGTATgagattgtgaaaaaaaaacaaaaaaaacaaactgtgaaCATAAATAGCACACTCAAATATAATTACGTGCACAAAATTTCATTTGTACACATGCTATtttatttactcttttttttaaaaacaagatTTACCATCCACTCacccaaaaaatgtttacattccccccccaaaaaaaaatttaattaaaaaaaataataataataatcattgaaTAGACGAAGTGAATTacaattccatatttttttttcttacctgcTGTAGTACCTGAAATTCCCCAGAGGGGGACTAAATTTCATCTGCGTCCTCTTAGTTGCTCTTGGCCGGGCTGGCTCTCCTCATCTCAGCCAGTTTGCTGGTGACAAAGTTCCACTTGAAGGAGGCGTCCTCGCCGCCCGCTCCTCCACCCAGCGTGACGTATTTGGAGAAACCGTTGTTACCGTCGCTCTGCCGTGGCTCCGCCTCCTCCGCGCCGTCCGCATCAACCGCATCAGACGGGCCGGCGGTCGCagcctcctctccctcctcctcctcggtcGCCACCCTCGCCCCCTCGGCGTCCTCGGTCACCTGACGGGCGGCGGAGGACTCCGCCTGCTTCTTGGCGGCCCAGTTGGTGGCAAAGCTATCCCAGAATGCACTACGGCGAGCGGGCCTGGAAGGTTCCTCTGGCTTGACTGCAAGTGGACtgacataacataacattacaTACACGGAATATGCTAATCAGGTacttgagttgttgtttttctctcaTAATTAGTGGTAATGTTGCAAAAATACGTTAAAAATATATGTTCTTcagttttctattttattttgtactttatatttcatccatccatccatccatccatcttctaccgttTATCCGAAGttgggtcgcggggggagcaGTATTTAATTTGGCCCGGAATGGTCAGTTGTCTTTCTTTAtcttatgtttttgtttcaattttcTATGTTTATTACCAtaatttttattgtgtttttgggggatttttaaatacagtatttcattatttttatgacattttttctgtttttgacttAAATTTCGACTTTAGatttgtttacatattttttaatattttgaattttatttggtTCTTAATTGtcatgaagcattttttttaatgcatttttaaacattttattttgctttttaatgtccagatttaaaaaaaaaatcattttctttttggAAGATAGAAGACTCgtaaatattttgaatttttacttttgcattatttcacaaattacattttaaagtgtagttttatcatttaaaaatgtaagttttatatttttgtttgtaaaattGTCTTATTAAATTcatattatttaatattgttttataaattatattgttgttttcaaagttttgatttgttttgttttaatgttatttttttcattcattatattgaatatgtttaaaattattgagtttttgtatgtttgatttttaaattaatattttaaatacattcataTACTGTTTTTCCAAAATATAATTTAAGCAAATATTAAACactgcatacatacatacatacgttgtaaacaatgataataaaggtcattctattctattctattctattctattctataaataatataatgtatatatatatatatatatatatatatatatatatatatatataaaatacaatatagccaaacaaatgatttttctgtttattttatacATTATTCTAACTACCATATTGCTCTACTTcatatctaaaaaatatataaaatataaatgacaCTCATACACATACATGCACAGTTATAGTCCACTTACTGGTCAGCGATGGGATGACTTGATGTCTCTTGCAATAATTGGTGCTCGTCATCTTTATTGAAGAGAGATGACAGTCTGTTCCAGCTCTTGGACCCCGCCCCCTGCATCTGGACACAcagaggtcaaaggtcaaaggAGATGTTCACATATGAAATGTGTGAAATGACATGTGACATACTTTGCGAGCCAGCTGGGAGACGGCGTTCTGGCCTTCATCTTGCTGGACTGGACTCATCATGTCTTCTTCCACCTCACTCACCTGAATACAATCGCAAAAGCAGTGCAAAGTCACATTTGAACGTGGACTGCCATCCACTGGATCTTAAAGGTAGTACAAATGTGTGTGTTCTGACCTCcaacaattacaattacaatatcctacaaagtatttatttatttatttttaaataaagtctacacaccccggtTAATATGGCAGGTTtttgcaatgtaaaaaaaaatgacttaattgaggaaaaaaaaacaaacaaacagcagagataagTGCACACACCCTCATAACTAGGGACACCAAATTACCTTTAAACTCATACTAAATGGGAGTTGGCACACATCTGCCACTATTTAAAGAGCCTCTGATTAATTAACCACAAATAaaattcagatgttctagtaggccttTCCTGACATTTAATTACTTTGCTTTAATTACGTACTTATCAAGTTACAGTTACTTAATTACAAAAATGGGGATGTGGCcatgttcagaattaaccaatcacactcAAACTCTTGCAAAAATGGGAACCAACACAAACATGCTACCATTTAAAGTGTCTCTGAAAAAACACCAATAAAGTTCAGAAGTCCGAGCAGGCTATTTATATGACCAAAGAATCTATTTCGGGTAAAGTTGGGGGTTCGGGTCCAAGTTTTTCAACCCTCTATTGCGGTtgttttctccttcttctttttttcacatttttgtcaaatctatattattattattattattattattattgttattatcattttatatatttattttgaaaaaatacttgACTGTATTTATCATGTATTTGTCCCTTTATGGTCAAACAGTAAtttgtatatttaaaattgtattgttttatttaattaatttatttacttaatttaatatttaatttatttgaaatgttacctacatttttttttttacttttaaaatgatttaccAAAtgcatttgatattttttactgcttttttttgtttttcataacatTTGGGTGCGagctgattttatttattattttcatcaATGTGAATGTAACATAACATTACTTTACTTTAAACGTGTAAAGatgataaaaaaattaaaaaaaaggtcaagattttgaaAGCCCTTTTGTAGCTGGGCTGACTGTTTATTCAGTTATAGTACGTGAAATTCCATtaaccaagagactttttttttttttttttttattggggtggtggggggggggcattgcaCCTTTTCCTGGACTGATTGGCTAAAAATCCACTTACCAAAAAAGGCTTGTTGCAAAAGACAAAAGGTTTCATTCAGTTTCCTCAATGTAAATCAAGAGTACACACACAccagcgcacgcacacgcacaaaatGGAGGTCTTGACCTGGTGTGCGTCACTCCAAGCAACGTCAGCTGATCCTTTTGTTGTGCTTCTGTGTGTCGGATTCAGTTTCTTGCCACTCATTTTATGTGGGTCACTTCTGAGTCTCACGATACATTGCTAGTGTTTCACAAAGCTTgcagctccctctagtggcaagTGAAACAAGTACGCaacttttttacattattttcaagcttttttctgtacttttttttaacttaagttTTATTTGCAATACCTTTTGGGTACTGCACAGGACATTATGACACTAAATGGAttctctattaactcattcactcccagccattttcacagaagcaatcctgttcgctcccggctgttttactggattttgactgattttgcaaggcccacattgtgttctattactataaaagcatggaacctatcaaaagaaagattaaagtctcttctttcatcaggaaaaaagtatgtttctatctgtttccgttttgcagcaattagcattagaagagagctaagtttcatcagttttcacaaatctatttaaaattccaagtaatttagctttttttctagatggccctggttgatctcctttgctctgctgtcacctgctggccgtttgtgtaataactgccatttctgcaaccgttctttgcagttgagaagcttcatcaaagccttctgtatgctctagcataaaaaaaacaaacaaaaaaacgtataaatacgtctttgggacacttagaacattaaaaaaacgtatttacacgttattgggagcaaacgagttaataAAGTCAGCATTATTATATAtggaataaaataattttagatcCAGGTAAGTGTCTTGTGTCCTATTAAGTTAGATTTGAGTTCATACATCAAGTGTACCTAGTGTTATTGTGAGATTTCTCAATTAAAAGTGTTCTACATCAAGTACCTCTTCAGCCGAGTCGTCCACGTACTCCGGGTTGAGCGTCTTCATGACTTTGCTCTTATAAAGGCTCCACAAAGGATTCATGCTGACCTCAGCCGGACGCTGCTCTGGACTTCACTTCCCGTGCAATGACTTCACTCGACCTCGTCCTTTTTTCCCTATGTTTTCCCCTTCATCATCTGCAGAAAAGCATCAAGAGAGCCCACAACGGTGAAGTTGTGGACACACGCGCACGGTGAGCTTGAGTGAGCGTCACGCTCGAGGACGCCTGCCTGGGTTACCTGGAAACAGGTGTGGATTTCCTCATGCATATTTCACAGAGTGTCTCTTCCACAGCCACGGCTCCATTGTCAGGCAACGTTGGCTCCGGTAACACACTCAGAGGAGATTAGATTTCACTGTGGAAATGACACAGCCACTCGTTAACACTACGCTGGTCTACAGACTGGAACTCTATTAATAATTAGCCTATGTATAAGAATATATATTACACAATTACTTATTCTGAGCAGTAATCATTTCACAATATGTTTCTATGGCAAATACCTCAAGTCACCTTTAGGTGGCGTAACGGTCACATGCAGTGGCCAAAGCAGATTGAAAGATGTGCAGGTCACTTAACTGTTACatgatcattatcattattttaatttattttaaaatgtatgattgcACTTTAAATTGAAGCTAAATTTAttacagagagaaaaaaaactttgtaattGTAATGTTAAATTTGTATAATGGATTTGGTTAGTAACTGAGAtagttatattttttatttaatcctttgcattattttttttagaaatattgaCTCAACAATgtggtttttattattttattaattattttacgTTTCTtttctaaattaattaaataaatgaataaataaattagttaattaattattaattaattaatgttgtATTTTCTATTTGTATCTATTCTTTTTAAGTGAATTTCATAAGATTAATTCTTCATtagtattatatttttattaatatattcTTAAGAATttaataagttgttttttttaaacgattttctgtcatttttttattttgcaaatacattgtttgtattgattgatttactttacgaacatatttatttttattgaaacaTTAAATAACATTGCATTTTAAGTTTAATTTTGGTACTatatttaaaatttgtaattacaTTCAACAGCATTTAATttagaaaaagtgtttttatttatttatttatttattttttaagattaggTAATAGCCTGTTTATTTTATGCAAATTTATGTTTCATGCCATACTTGGATTAGCCATGAGTGTCATTTCTAGTCTTGGTTTATAAAGAGGAACTAGT
Coding sequences:
- the LOC144022487 gene encoding uncharacterized protein C1orf232 — its product is MNPLWSLYKSKVMKTLNPEYVDDSAEEVSEVEEDMMSPVQQDEGQNAVSQLARKMQGAGSKSWNRLSSLFNKDDEHQLLQETSSHPIADHPLAVKPEEPSRPARRSAFWDSFATNWAAKKQAESSAARQVTEDAEGARVATEEEEGEEAATAGPSDAVDADGAEEAEPRQSDGNNGFSKYVTLGGGAGGEDASFKWNFVTSKLAEMRRASPAKSN